A single genomic interval of Helianthus annuus cultivar XRQ/B chromosome 6, HanXRQr2.0-SUNRISE, whole genome shotgun sequence harbors:
- the LOC110944898 gene encoding calphotin-like — MAPEPVVAPNPAPEHDLVVDDAPAVAPPDMGAPAIAPLVDDIPIADFPVVASPLVDDPVVDAPLPDPVPALVDRAPFASHIDPRYADTRNGWIEDDDDYPPFVLPVTPPVAPVSATTDIPLFPPHTTDAHRTDLPITFLHDIPPPRPGEGSSRQLHVSVPPVLSSSFPFMSQFPHVAPPAAPSFIPSSEPFLWTTPHVMPLSDPYHPFHVGYTTEDILASLQLQQDALSRRI, encoded by the coding sequence ATGGCCCCAGAGCCTGTTGTTGCTCCTAATCCTGCACCAGAGCATGACCTCGTTGTTGATGATGCCCCAGCCGTTGCACCGCCTGATATGGGTGCACCGGCCATTGCACCTCTGGTTGATGATATACCCATTGCTGACTTTCCCGTTGTTGCTTCACCATTGGtggatgatcctgttgttgaCGCACCTTTACCCGATCCCGTGCCGGCATTGgttgaccgtgcaccttttgcttCTCACATAGATCCTCGTTATGCTGACACCCGCAACGGGTGGATCGAGGATGATGACGATTACCCACCGTTTGTGCTACCTGTCACTCCTCCAGTAGCACCCGTTTCTGCAACCACTGATATCCCATTGTTTCCCCCACACACCACAGACGCCCATCGTACTGATCTACCCATTACGTTCCTCCATGACATACCGCCAcctcgtcctggagaggggtcatcgaGGCAGCTGCATGTTTCTGTTCCACCCGTATTGTCATCATCTTTTCCATTCATGTCACAGTTTCCTCATGTTGCACCACCTGCTGCACCATCTTTCATaccatcgagcgagccatttttGTGGACTACGCCCCATGTTATGCCATTGTCTGACCCGTACCACCCATTTCACGTGGGGTACACTACGGAGGATATACTTGCGTCGCTACAGCTACAGCAGGACGCCCTGAGCCGTCGTATTtag